The Geoalkalibacter subterraneus genome contains the following window.
AGTCGCGTTTCAGGATCGCGATCGTTTTCAGCGTATCCAGCAGCTCCAGGGTTTTCTCCGACGGTGCCCCGGCCAGGACGTTTTCTGTTTGCTCAAGCATGCGTGCACCGGACCCCAGCTCTTCCACTGCAGCGCGATGGACTTTGGCATGCTGCCGTATATCGAGGGTGTGCAGATGAAACCCGAAGGTCTGCAGGCGACGCAGGATCGGGTCAACGTAGCTGCGCGCCAGACGTTCGCCGTCATGGGCGCTGAGGCTGCGGCGCACCAGCTGCAGTTCTTCGGTCAATTCCTCGGGGCTTTTGTAGGCCTCGGGATGGCGTGGGTCTTCGAGGGTTTTCTGCAGGCGATGCAATGCGATGCGCAGAAACTTGCGGTAGTGCTCGCAGTCGGGATAAGAACCGGTCATTGTTGCCGCTTCCGGATATTTGTGCAGCGCCTGCTCAATGGCTTCCAGCAGCTCCTGCGCAACGCCGACGCGGCAGGCTGAAGCGGTCAGCAGTTCACGCAGCTCCTCCATATTGTCCACATAAATGCGCAGAATGGTTTCGCGGGCCCGCTCCAGCGCGTCGCGGGTAGCGCTCGGGGTGACGAAGGGGTTGCCGTCGCGGTCTCCACCGATCCATGAGCCGAATCGGATCAAGGAGGGCAGGTCCGCCGGGAGGACCTCCTCACCGTAAACCTCGCTGAATGCTTCGGCCAGATCGCGGTAGAAATCGGGCAGCGGCTCCACCAGCGATTCCCGGTAATGATCGATTCCCATGCGGATTTCGTCGCCTACGGAAGGCTGACGGCGGCGCACCTCATCGGTCTGCCACAGCGCCGTGATCTCACTGAGAATTTCATCCTGGCGACGGGCCGCCTCGGTGACGGACAACGGCAGGCGGTCAAGCTGTTCCAGAATGCGGTCGATGCGGCGGCGTTTATAACGCACTACACGCCGCGCCACCTCGGTGGGGTGGGCGGTAAAAACCGGTACCACCTGGATGCATGACAGGAAATCGCGGGCAGCCGAGGTGTCGATACCGGCATCCTTCATGCGCTGCAGGGTGCCGCGCAGCGATCCCGGCTTGTCGCCGCCGTGCTCCAGGCGGGTCGCGCGACGGCGGCGTTTTCGGTGGTTGGTTTCGGCAAGGTTTGTAAGTTCGAAAAAAACGCCGAAAGCCTTGATGACCTGATGGGCGTCATGCAGGGACAATTGCGCCACCAACTGTTTGGATTCTTCTTCCAGCTGCAATTCCTCAGGGCATCCTAAGGCCTCGCCCTGGTCGTTGTTGCACAGCTCGCGATGGCGAATCGATTTTTTGCGCAGCAACTCTTCGGTATTGAAAATATGCTCGCCGGCCTGCTCGCGCAGTACGACCCCGAGCAGCATCCCCAGGGAGCGTACATCGCGCCGCAGGGGGCGTTCCTTGATATCTTCTTCGTGAGTGATCAGTTCGTTCAGTCTTTCCGACTGGCTATCGGCTTTCCAGAAAGTGACAGGTTTTTCCATGATTGTCCCTCTATAGAGTTCAGGTTATCTTAATAGCTTACGATTCGTGATGTGATATGCAAGGGAGGGAATCTTATCCCTCCGTAAATAGTGTTCACGTGTATCGGGTAAGCCTATTTCTGTCATTGGAGTCTGTGCGTGATTCGGTTGACCGGCTGATGAATGGCGTGACAAGATAGGGGCCCGGTCTTCAAGATATTTCAATACGCCCATTTCAGATCCAGGAGAGTTCCTTTGAATATTGAAACGCTTATCGAAAAATCCCGTGCCCAGGAGCCGTTCAGCCGAGAAGAGATTGTCGCCATGCTCTCTTTTCCCAGCGTATCTGAGCAGACCATGAGGCTGATGGCTGAGGGATCGCGTATTTCCCGCGAACTGACAGACAATCAGGCCGAAGTCCAGGGACAGTTTGCTCTCAATCTTGCGCCCTGTCCTATCAACTGCCAGTTCTGCTCCTTTTCGTCCGAGTATGAGATTTTCAGGGAACAGACCCAGATCAGTGCCGAGCAGGCTGTGGAATCTGCCAAGCTGTTTGACTCCAACCGTGAAAATGCCGCGGTGTTGATGATGGCGACCGCCGATTACGGTTTTGAGCGATTGCTCGAAACCGCCCAGGAAGTTCGCAGGGCTCTTGACCCTTCAACTCTTCTGATCGCCAATGTTGGTGATATGAGTCTGGAGAACGCGAAACGAATGAAGGAGAGCGGGTTCCATGGCGTGTACCACGCGGTGCGAATTGGCGAGGGATCTGCGACCCGCGCCCCCAAAAAACAGAGATTGCGCAGCATCCGCAATTTTCAGGAAGCAGGCCTGATTGTGGGTACCTGTGTCGAGCCCATCGGGCCTGAGCATTCCAACGAGGAGATCGCTGAGCATATCATGCTGGCCGGCTCCTTCGACCCCGCATTCAGCGGTGCTGCACGCCGCATCACGATTCCGGGATCGAAGCTGGAGAAGCACGGCATGATCTCCGAGCTGCGCATGAGCCAGATTGTCGCTGTAACCCGCATCGCCACCCCGCGCAGTGTCACCGGAAACTGCTCCCATGAACCCTGCAGCCTTGCCGCAGCGGCAGGTGCCAGCCTTTTCTGGGCGGAGACCGGGGCCAACCCCCGCGACATCAAGGAAAAAACTGAAGAGGGGCGCGGATTGTCCGTCCAAGGGTGTGCCGATCTGTTCCGCGAGGCCGACTGGCAGGTCAGAACGCAGCCGTCTCTTTATTTCAGCAAAACACACAAATGTCTGGCTGATCCGGACATGTCGCTTCAAGTATGATGGTGGTTAGTTGGAAAAAGGAAAAAGCGAAGAGGAGAGGATGCAAATTCGAATAATCGCGGTAAGATTGTGACCGACGGTTCGGAATCTGCTTATTCCGGCTGATATTATTCGAGGAGGATTTTATATGAAAGACCGATATCTGGTAAAAGTCACGGCCGTTGCTGCTGCTTTTGGTTTTATGATGCTGTCGGGCTGCAGCGAACGTCAGGAGGTCGCTGATGCCCCAAAAGCTCAGGAAGTAGAACGACGGGCCGAGAACGCTGCAGCCTCAAGCGATTATGACTCCACGGTTGCTCAGCAGACCTATGAAAAGCATTGTGCCTCCTGTCACCCCAACGGCGGCAATATCATCAATTCCGAAAAAAATCTCAAAAAAGCCTCTCTTGAAGCCAAGGGAATTGCGACGGCTGAGGATATCGTGAAGATCATGCGTGATCCAGGCCCAGGCATGCCGGCATTCAATGAACAAACTATTCCCGAAGATCTGGCACTGGATGTCGGGCGCTACATCCTGGACACATTCAAATAAAATCTAAAAATCCCCGGATAAGTTGTTTTTATCCGGGGATTTTTCTATCCTACCTCGTTATATTCCCGGGCGCGGAACATTGCGCCGAGATCTTCCGCCACCCGCCTGCAGGCCTCCACGTCGAGCCCCGGCACGGTGACTACGCTGGCGGTCACCGATGGGATGTAGCGCAGTGCCTCCCGGATGAAATCCTTGACCCCCTCGTACGCTTTTTCGCCGAAAGTTGAATGGCATATCTTCAGGTAGGTTTCGGCATCGGCGGCATTGAGTGAAACCGACACCGCATCGACCAGCCCTTCAAGCTCGGGTAGAGTGTTGCGTTCATGTACCAGGTTGGCCTGGCCGTCGGTGTTGATGCGAACCTTTTTCCCCTTCTTTTTCAGCCACGCGGCAACTTCCTTGACCAACTCAAGCCTCAGCAGGGGCTCTCCATATCCGCAGAAAACCACCTCATCATAGGTGGAAGGATCGCCAATGGCGGCGATGACTTCCTCGAAATCCGGCTCATGCTGAAGCTGAAGAGGGTGCCCCTTGACGGTGAAATCGCGAAACTTCGCGCAGAAACTGCAGGCGTTGGTGCAGCGGTTGGTGATATTGAGATAGAGCGAGTTGCGGATGGCGTAGGCAATTGCGCCCGATTGGTCTACCTGTCCCAGTCCGAAGAGCTTGATGGCGTTGCGGGTGGTGATGCGGGCCACATCTTCAAGGGAAAGGCCCTTGACCTCTGCCAGCGTTTCCGCTGTGCAGCGCACATAGGCCGGCTCGTTGCGCTTGCCTCGATAGGGCTGAGGCGCCAGGTAGGGGCAGTCCGTTTCCACCAGCAGGCGCTCGACGGGGATGGCTCGTGCCACTTCCCGCAGCGCCTCGTTTTTCGGGTAGGTCAGAGTGCCGGGGAAGGAGATGTAGAAGCCCATCTCAAGACAGGTGCGGGCCATATCCGTATCGCCGGAGAAGCAGTGAATCACACCGCCGATTTCCGCCGCGTTTTCTTGGCTGAGGATCTGCATAATCTCCTCGTGAGCATCCCGGTCATGGATGATCAGCGGTTTGCCCAGTCGTTTGGCCAGGCGAATTTGTTGCCTGAAAGCCTGACGCTGGATATCGCGGGGTGCGCGGTCGCGGTAGAAATCCAGCCCGGTTTCACCGATGGCAACGACCTTCGGATCCGAGAGCGCCAGCTCTTCCAGCGCGGAAAGGCCTTCGTCATCGGCCTGAAGGGCGTCGTGGGGATGAATTCCGACTGCGACAAAGATATTGGCATAGCGCCGGGCCAGGTCGAGGCAGCGGCGGGAACTTTCAATATCACAGCCGACGGTGATCATTCTGGAGATGCCGTTCTGTGCGGCTCTTTCCAGGACTTCATCGAGATCGGCTGCGAACTTGCCGCCGTCGAGATGAGCGTGAGTGTCGACCAGGGTGGATTTCAGGGTCATGCGGCTTTCTCCAAAAACAAGGGGCGCAGAAGGCGCCCCCGTGATTCGTTCGATTTTCAGGACGGGCACCATTTGGGTGCGCGGTTTCTACTCCCGCTCTATACGCGGAAACAGGGGCGCTGCTTTTTCGATTTTCGTTCCGGCGTTCAAACCGCCCCAGATATCGCGTCCGCGCAGCTTCGGATCGTTCGGGTCGCAGCCGAGGATGTCGAGAATCTTCTCGGAAGTGTCCGGCATGAAAGGGGAAATCATCAGCCCAATGATGCGGCTGGCCTCCGCCAGGTTGTACATGACCGTTGCGAGGCGTTCGCGGTCGGCCGGATCTTTGGCTAGAACCCAGGGTGCCGTCTGATCGATGTAGCGGTTGGCGGCGCTGATCAGCTCCCAGATGGTCTGCAGAGCCTTGTGAAAGGCCAGATCGTCCATGTGGCGATCAAGCGTTAGCAGGCTGTTGGGGAAGCGCGCGACGAATTCGCTGTCCATATCGTCTGCCGCGGCCGGCGGCGGCAGTTCCCCGTTGAAATATTTGTTGATCATGGCGGTGGTCCGGCTCACCAGGTTGCCCAGGTCGTTGGCCAGATCCGAATTGATGCGGTTGGTCAACGCCTGGTGGGAGAAATCACCGTCAAGGCCGAACGGCACTTCGCGCATGAGAAAGTAGCGGATGGCGTCCACGCCGTATTTGTCCACCAGCATGTTCGGTTCCACAACATTCATCAGGCTTTTACTCATTTTCTGCCCTTCGACTGTCCACCAGCCGTGAGCAAAAACTCTTTTCGGCAGGGGGATGCCTGCGGCCAGTAGGAAGGTGGGCCAGTAAACGGTGTGAAAACGCAGGATGTCCTTGCCGATCATATGAACATCGACCGGCCAGAACTTGCTGAAGTTTCCGTCGGGATCATCAGGGTAGCCCAGCGCGGTGATGTAATTGGAAAGGGCGTCGAACCACACGTAAATCACATGTTTGTCGTTGCCGGGAACCGGAAGTCCCCAGGAAAATGTGGTGCGAGAGATGGACAGATCGCGCAGTCCCTCGCGGACAAAGCTCAGGATCTCGTTGCGGCGTGACTTGGGCTGGATGAAGTCGGGGTTTTCCTCGATATGCTTGAGCAGAGCATCCTGGTACTTGCTCATGCGGAAGAAATAGGATTCTTCCTTGAGCTTTTCCGTCGGACGGCCGCAATCGGGGCAGCTGCCGTCCATCAACTGGGTTTCGGTCCAGAATGTTTCACAGGGAGTGCAGTACCAATCTACATACTCGCCGAGATAGATGTCCCCCTTGGATTCGATGATTTCAAAGAGCTTGTGAACCCCCTTTTTGTGGCGCTCCTGGGTGGTTCGGATGAAATCGGTGTGCGAGATGTTGAGCCGCTCCCACAGGGCCTGAAAGCGTTTCACGACCCGGTCGGCAAGCTCGTTGGGTGTTTCTCCCTTGGCTTGAGCCGCCTTTTCGACCTTCTGGCCGTGTTCGTCGGTTCCGGTGAGGAAGAATACCTCGTGTCCGCGGGCCCTCTTATAGCGGGCCATCACGTCGCAGGCCAGGGTGGTGTAGGCGTGACCGATGTGAGGAACGTCGTTGACGTAATAAATGGGAGTTGTGATGTAAAATGGCTGCGGCATGCTCATAATCTCCTGTTACTGGTCTTTTTTCCGGGGGCGGCGACGCGGTCGGCGTTTTTTTTCGCCGCTGCGCGGTTTGGCGGGCTGTCCCTGCTGGCCGGGTTGGCCGCCTTTCTGCTGTTCATCCCGGTTGGGTGTGGAATCGGCTTTGACGGATTTTTCAGGACGGCGCTTTTCCGGTTTGTCTGCAGACTCCTGTCTGGGTTTGGCCGGTGCGGATGGATTTTCCGCGGAGCGTGAAGTGTCCTCTTTTTTTCTGCTACGTCCGCGGGACGACCGTCCACGGCGCTTGCGCTTGCTCTTTTGTTCAGAGCCGGCATCGGCGGGCCCTTTCTGCTCCGGCTTTCCGCCTTTTTCCTGATCTATCTTTTTCTCCTGATCAGGTTTTGGTCTGCGTTGTTCCTTTTCCTGCTTGCCGTCCGGGCTCTTGAGCGCCGGATGCAGTGGAATTTCCTCAGCAGCCGGGGGGGAGGCGTCGGGGATTTCCCCCAGTTCGATATCGCGA
Protein-coding sequences here:
- the ppc gene encoding phosphoenolpyruvate carboxylase, whose amino-acid sequence is MEKPVTFWKADSQSERLNELITHEEDIKERPLRRDVRSLGMLLGVVLREQAGEHIFNTEELLRKKSIRHRELCNNDQGEALGCPEELQLEEESKQLVAQLSLHDAHQVIKAFGVFFELTNLAETNHRKRRRRATRLEHGGDKPGSLRGTLQRMKDAGIDTSAARDFLSCIQVVPVFTAHPTEVARRVVRYKRRRIDRILEQLDRLPLSVTEAARRQDEILSEITALWQTDEVRRRQPSVGDEIRMGIDHYRESLVEPLPDFYRDLAEAFSEVYGEEVLPADLPSLIRFGSWIGGDRDGNPFVTPSATRDALERARETILRIYVDNMEELRELLTASACRVGVAQELLEAIEQALHKYPEAATMTGSYPDCEHYRKFLRIALHRLQKTLEDPRHPEAYKSPEELTEELQLVRRSLSAHDGERLARSYVDPILRRLQTFGFHLHTLDIRQHAKVHRAAVEELGSGARMLEQTENVLAGAPSEKTLELLDTLKTIAILKRDYPPASIRSYIISGATCIEDVFNLLWLCNISGIRVKGDPESKDPGLMPVPLFESIEDLRNAPQICRDLWTTPDYTPLLDSWDRHQEIMLGYSDSNKDGGMLTSTWEIFKAHRDLHRVAAECNVKLTLFHGRGGTVGRGGTPTHRAIVAQPAGAFTGSLKITEQGEVINFKYADAALALRNLELMTAASLEALARPGLVDPEPRSEWIEAMDEMSATAFSFYRAQIADNPDILPYFEQATPVLEFDLAKIGSRPARRKDNSSLDDLRAIPWGFGWIQSRHMIPGWFSVGQALQSFAEKHDHGLSLLREMMQKFPLFRDMIRNVEVALAKVDLPLARLYAGLVEDDALRERVFTLFVEEFRRTRSMVLSVTGQQAVLERTPDMAQSLRLRNPYVDPLSLIQVELLRRKRRDEQNDELNYVLAATINGIAAGLRNTG
- a CDS encoding radical SAM protein — encoded protein: MNIETLIEKSRAQEPFSREEIVAMLSFPSVSEQTMRLMAEGSRISRELTDNQAEVQGQFALNLAPCPINCQFCSFSSEYEIFREQTQISAEQAVESAKLFDSNRENAAVLMMATADYGFERLLETAQEVRRALDPSTLLIANVGDMSLENAKRMKESGFHGVYHAVRIGEGSATRAPKKQRLRSIRNFQEAGLIVGTCVEPIGPEHSNEEIAEHIMLAGSFDPAFSGAARRITIPGSKLEKHGMISELRMSQIVAVTRIATPRSVTGNCSHEPCSLAAAAGASLFWAETGANPRDIKEKTEEGRGLSVQGCADLFREADWQVRTQPSLYFSKTHKCLADPDMSLQV
- a CDS encoding c-type cytochrome; translated protein: MKDRYLVKVTAVAAAFGFMMLSGCSERQEVADAPKAQEVERRAENAAASSDYDSTVAQQTYEKHCASCHPNGGNIINSEKNLKKASLEAKGIATAEDIVKIMRDPGPGMPAFNEQTIPEDLALDVGRYILDTFK
- a CDS encoding TatD family hydrolase — encoded protein: MTLKSTLVDTHAHLDGGKFAADLDEVLERAAQNGISRMITVGCDIESSRRCLDLARRYANIFVAVGIHPHDALQADDEGLSALEELALSDPKVVAIGETGLDFYRDRAPRDIQRQAFRQQIRLAKRLGKPLIIHDRDAHEEIMQILSQENAAEIGGVIHCFSGDTDMARTCLEMGFYISFPGTLTYPKNEALREVARAIPVERLLVETDCPYLAPQPYRGKRNEPAYVRCTAETLAEVKGLSLEDVARITTRNAIKLFGLGQVDQSGAIAYAIRNSLYLNITNRCTNACSFCAKFRDFTVKGHPLQLQHEPDFEEVIAAIGDPSTYDEVVFCGYGEPLLRLELVKEVAAWLKKKGKKVRINTDGQANLVHERNTLPELEGLVDAVSVSLNAADAETYLKICHSTFGEKAYEGVKDFIREALRYIPSVTASVVTVPGLDVEACRRVAEDLGAMFRAREYNEVG
- the metG gene encoding methionine--tRNA ligase, with translation MPQPFYITTPIYYVNDVPHIGHAYTTLACDVMARYKRARGHEVFFLTGTDEHGQKVEKAAQAKGETPNELADRVVKRFQALWERLNISHTDFIRTTQERHKKGVHKLFEIIESKGDIYLGEYVDWYCTPCETFWTETQLMDGSCPDCGRPTEKLKEESYFFRMSKYQDALLKHIEENPDFIQPKSRRNEILSFVREGLRDLSISRTTFSWGLPVPGNDKHVIYVWFDALSNYITALGYPDDPDGNFSKFWPVDVHMIGKDILRFHTVYWPTFLLAAGIPLPKRVFAHGWWTVEGQKMSKSLMNVVEPNMLVDKYGVDAIRYFLMREVPFGLDGDFSHQALTNRINSDLANDLGNLVSRTTAMINKYFNGELPPPAAADDMDSEFVARFPNSLLTLDRHMDDLAFHKALQTIWELISAANRYIDQTAPWVLAKDPADRERLATVMYNLAEASRIIGLMISPFMPDTSEKILDILGCDPNDPKLRGRDIWGGLNAGTKIEKAAPLFPRIERE